In Tenebrio molitor chromosome 6, icTenMoli1.1, whole genome shotgun sequence, one genomic interval encodes:
- the LOC138133687 gene encoding mucin-2-like isoform X3, translating into MKVFYLLVFFCLLSADAQRRSVKSELLSENESPPKSARRGRARFTVTTDTPEVEEHKRPDPPGRRLTSRRRPETHTEAPIRKTYEVEEVVDDTPIEPFRKSGKSRVLTENKFEAHNAPSSNALFQSATTESLDEALKSVDTGVVDTTSSSEPSSSTVSTNLESSASELTSGEISKIDNEISRSQPETTTPITSRTTRRSNGRSRSHGGAAPSPTVASRARSRSRATRKPEEQSIATPAPSRPVHRGSRRRADSTGAEARTRGPSVIGAAETVELPSRSRTGRKIPGGTRRSEEKAPEKITIDLPQPRRSNGRKSVEVTTGRSRLRSRSREVPPVIDEQKLEVLPLFERETKTVRPVRKLVSRRRNLNSAEEVETSATENDVKVAPKPPRQSVVVETRTESSVKRRKTNKLVTQGTKPTVKSTIKSTTKPAVKKSVKPVIKESVVSEVTEVTSKRTVTRKKLLPRTNFESPGFTSRGVKKSEVNLTAVKKNKSGLTSSEEEIDDSDNYPEQFKALLQAKKQKKESRPLHRVVTASPTITKTTEKVVNSLSSTTTQATTSEASRQLEDSENELDPKSARPTRRRFSHSTATRPTRKSKVVARSTTAAPPKDHRFHAKFNTEQEATTASSVRPTRGFSPKPPRGLYSSRKNKESYAKSKSGSSTTTAQIPIPKKHNRYSSRYRNDASSRGAIRTSTNAPAYLPTIPTITPPTTSVKSAFQDKDLGVEVISFDDPVNTVPSANLVSGEYLASSTENHLTSPLVSASQTKTTEKPVSIIERIINSITAISTTEVPHPTRLTTPTTETPTKESAILKLATKKSTKLDKTQTTQKIPVVTVTSEKPTTIIERILSSLSAIQVDNSTDSKNFKSKQVGTNFNTISSPSTTPITRVTKSTLPAQFSTSVNPLIVLDEISNEQTLQKRTIGKLLALLNTLTSTTASSHPTQLVVVTPKTTNYVVGTSAATTTTTVPTTTVPSTTTTTDQLFTSPNPGGASLGSRSKPPESTTVRYTSTPTITTLSTQAPTTPFAITSTPSPTLTSSEASSTSTTPGDFANELAPLPLSIESGVTSLAIDSTTPSTTDSSLSVSSTLPTTELAVDTETAFAFPSTIPALVNFEVSPGSVSIFSANDLSNAITPDDFRSTTITIPGRTNIPETVITTQSSTEGTTPLQTTTPIPNSADSNATTQTVNVESRIGTESSTAGTATTVPSTTTAGTATTVPSTTTGSTATTVPSTTAVGVTQAPSTTQIPSTTAPGGTQAPSTTAASGTEMPGTTLPPSTTAGATVAPSTTVSPGTTVANPVALSAVTTDSATQAPSTTAAGTTQAPSTTAAGTTQVPSSTVAGTTQASSSTVAGTTEAPSSTAASATTAASPNPLSIAGGTTLAPSTTPAATTTLAPTTTAANNTTQDITSNEIDTTGSPEKSNQTSTVSSSTNTPPRSSGRSGRLLNIVQDPVQNSIETTTSRNKDYFIFAVLNNNTVLRKRPSRFPTKDTPFLIVGVYPNNTIVRKFPNGSFVPMEPVIRVSGFDTRENPPPLPEITSNQVTPDQGSRPENKNLQTVDQNTIPPLVANPLSLSTVNNATTTTGTTPSSTVPTVQANPLSISSTSSSTNESSTSPTTISSSSTPVAAVTTTPGTTTSSTAPTATLPTLTEILNGRTVQAFNSIINISDLSKVQTLDVDPKSNPVTTTLPTPTLSNRILDDPVALATSSLPTTQQPTTTTTTAAPTTTTAAPTTTTAPPTTTTAPPTTTTASTTTTLPPTTTATATTRRQRTTVLPLSQPATTTFRTTTGFPSTTFFPTFLTTLFSTIRPRRLSTTESPITIVTPISNRVQPTTTPRIGINTISGDLAAASTTRTVSTTPVPTTTLLSTLPVSTTIRSTRRRGTAPTTTALPVTTTVLTTTIPTSTASASARNARRSTAAPKVTSTSATKKLKKLTEQQKKDLETLAQLEMEQAAILKQLAFLTNLNFAGMKPTTEKNDLANRIIALAVERDKGREKVTTVASETLSSEGSRQAKKIAPSDEQSLEELVKQLNIATPSTLTTQYGKSNDAIVAALLKEQGIGPTTPKIVEDIYSQTTTTTRRPKPKPTTRAPGPLMQSLNWLLNVLAPPTTKRPRPKPKPKPKPKPEPTSEELLTHQPTHITPVVTPAPRQNIVSSLSQEDIQKLIKQLEQIQKDPKNSQNLDFSSINSLQSLIGSNGVQVSSAGTTGTTTRETTPLSTTKTRVAKSTTAIPLSVSNSIVDDDFVSTTTTKPRVSLPPVKLRPVPGIEDSDTLVRGQLINAAVNVTRAISSFLGTALQDAAHQFTRVFSSGSANLNDYFGSRFVLTNITNISGATSNV; encoded by the exons AAATCTGAACTACTCTCTGAAAATGAATCTCCACCCAAATCCGCTAGAAGAGGCAGAGCAAGATTTACAGTAACGACGGATACTCCTGAAGTCGAAGAACACAAACGTCCTGACCCTCCCGGTCGAAGACTGACCTCCAGGAGACGACCTGAAACACACACTGAAGCCCCCATTCGAAAAACCTACGAAGTCGAGGAAGTCGTCGATGACACTCCCATAGAACCGTTCAGAAAATCGGGAAAATCTAGAGTACtgacagaaaataaatttgaagctCACAACGCTCCATCCTCTAACGCTTTGTTCCAATCAGCAACCACCGAAAGTCTAGATGAGGCGTTAAAGAGTGTTGATACTGGTGTTGTCGATACTACTTCTTCGTCAGAACCATCATCATCAACTGTTTCCACCAATTTGGAATCATCAGCGTCGGAACTGACTTCTGGTGAAATTTCTAAGATTGATAACGAAATCAGTCGGAGTCAACCTGAAACCACAACTCCTATAACGTCTAGAACCACGAGAAGAAGTAATGGAAGATCGAGGAGTCATGGAGGAGCTGCGCCTAGTCCTACTGTTGCTTCAAGAGCTCGTTCGAGAAGTAGAGCGACGAGAAAACCTGAAGAGCAAAGCATAGCAACACCTGCACCTAGTAGACCAGTGCACAGAGGATCAAGAAGACGAGCTGATAGCACTGGTGCTGAAGCTAGGACCAGAGGACCGTCCGTGATTGGTGCTGCTGAAACAGTAGAATTACCATCGCGTTCGCGTACTGGTAGAAAGATTCCAGGAGGGACTAGACGAAGTGAAGAAAAAGCTCCTGAGAAAATCACGATTGATTTGCCACAACCGCGCAGATCTAATGGTAGAAAAAGTGTTGAGGTGACAACTGGAAGAAGTCGGTTGAGGTCTCGTTCTAGAGAGGTACCGCCTGTGATAGATGAACAAAAACTAGAGGTGTTACCGCTTTTTGAAAGAGAAACCAAAACTGTCAGACCTGTGAGGAAGTTGGTGTCGAGACGACGCAATCTCAATTCTGCAGAAGAAGTTGAAACTAGCGCTACCGAGAATGATGTTAAAGTGGCTCCGAAGCCCCCGAGGCAGTCTGTAGTTGTGGAAACCAGAACCGAGTCGAGTGTCAAAAGGCGGAAGACGAATAAACTAGTAACGCAAGGCACTAAACCGACTGTTAAATCGACGATTAAGTCGACGACTAAGCCTGCAGTTAAGAAATCGGTAAAACCAGTAATTAAGGAGTCGGTGGTATCGGAAGTGACGGAAGTTACGTCGAAGAGAACCGTCACTAGGAAGAAACTCTTGCCCAGGACCAATTTTGAGAGTCCTGGGTTTACATCGAGGGGTGTGAAAAAATCAGAAGTGAATTTGACTGCTGTCAAGAAGAATAAATCGGGCTTGACGAGTTCTGAGGAAGAGATCGACGATAGCGACAATTATCCGGAACAGTTTAAAGCGTTGTTGCAGGcgaagaaacagaaaaaa GAGTCAAGGCCGCTGCATCGTGTGGTAACAGCATCTCCGACAATCACGAAGACTACGGAGAAGGTCGTGAACTCTTTGTCCAGCACCACGACTCAAGCCACCACTTCGGAAGCCAGCCGCCAG CTCGAGGATTCCGAAAACGAACTGGACCCGAAGTCTGCGAGGCCGACGAGACGCCGCTTTTCCCACAGCACGGCCACCAGGCCCACCAGGAAGAGCAAGGTCGTCGCCAGGTCCACCACGGCTGCGCCGCCCAAAGACCACCGATTCCACGCCAAGTTCAACACGGAGCAAGAAGCGACGACCGCCAGTTCGGTGAGGCCGACCAGGGGATTCTCGCCGAAGCCTCCCAGAGGACTGTACAGCAGCAGAAAGAACAAGGAAAGCTACGCGAAGAGCAAGAGCGGTAGTAGTACTACCACGGCGCAG ATTCCGATTCCGAAAAAACACAACCGGTACAGCTCGAGATATCGCAACGACGCCTCTTCGAGAGGAGCGATTCGGACCAGCACCAACGCCCCGGCGTATTTGCCAACCATACCGACCATTACCCCGCCGACCACTTCG GTAAAATCGGCATTCCAAGATAAAGATTTGGGCGTGGAGGTAATCAGTTTCGATGACCCTGTGAATACGGTACCTTCAGCAAATCTAGTTAGCGGAGAATACCTCGCTTCCTCTACTGAAAATCACCTAACTAGTCCCTTG GTATCAGCATCCCAAACCAAGACCACGGAAAAACCCGTTTCGATCATAgaaagaataataaattcgATAACAGCCATATCCACGACCGAAGTACCCCACCCGACCAGACTGACGACACCCACAACAGAAACCCCGACAAAAGAGTCCGCCATCTTAAAActggcgacaaaaaaatcgaCAAAACTTGACAAAACCCAGaccacccaaaaaatcccCGTCGTGACAGTGACTAGCGAGAAACCCACAACAATCATCGAAAGAATTCTCAGTTCTCTGTCGGCTATCCAAGTTGATAACTCGACGGatagtaaaaatttcaaatcgaAACAAGTAGGTACAAACTTTAATACAATTAGTTCTCCGTCCACCACACCTATCACTAGAGTGACTAAATCAACGCTTCCTGCACAATTCAGCACTTCTGTGAATCCTTTGATTGTATTAGATGAGATTTCGAATGAACAAACCCTGCAAAAGCGCACCATAGGTAAATTGTTAGCTCTTCTGAACACTCTAACGTCGACGACGGCAAGCTCACACCCCACACAACTAGTCGTGGTCACACCGAAAACCACCAATTACGTAGTTGGGACTAGCGCTGCCACCACCACCACAACAGTACCCACGACAACAGTACCAAGCACAACAACGACCACAGATCAACTCTTCACGTCTCCAAATCCAGGTGGTGCGTCTTTGGGTTCAAGATCAAAACCTCCGGAGTCCACCACGGTCAGATACACTTCAACTCCAACAATCACGACATTGAGCACACAAGCACCGACAACTCCGTTCGCGATTACTTCGACACCATCACCCACACTCACCTCGAGCGAAGCCTCCTCAACCAGCACCACTCCTGGAGATTTTGCAAACGAACTCGCACCACTTCCTCTTTCTATCGAGTCAGGTGTTACTAGTCTAGCGATAGATTCAACAACTCCGTCCACTACTGATTCTTCACTATCAGTTAGTTCCACTTTACCGACTACCGAACTCGCTGTTGATACTGAAACAGCTTTTGCCTTCCCTTCAACAATACCGGCACTAGTCAATTTCGAAGTAAGTCCAGGCAGCGTGTCTATCTTCTCTGCTAATGATCTATCTAATGCAATAACCCCAGATGATTTTCGAAGTACCACCATAACTATTCCGGGCAGAACTAATATTCCAGAGACTGTCATAACAACTCAGTCGAGTACTGAGGGCACAACTCCTCTTCAAACTACTACTCCTATTCCTAATTCTGCTGATAGTAACGCAACCACTCAAACAGTCAATGTAGAGAGTCGAATTGGTACGGAAAGCAGCACTGCTGGTACCGCTACGACAGTTCCGAGTACCACGACTGCTGGTACTGCTACGACGGTTCCGAGCACCACAACTGGTAGTACCGCTACGACGGTTCCGAGTACCACAGCTGTTGGTGTTACGCAGGCACCTAGCACGACACAGATACCTAGTACTACAGCTCCCGGTGGTACACAGGCTCCCAGTACGACGGCTGCTAGTGGTACAGAGATGCCTGGTACGACACTGCCTCCTAGTACAACTGCCGGTGCGACAGTGGCTCCCAGTACCACTGTCAGTCCCGGTACGACAGTAGCCAATCCGGTTGCGCTGTCTGCAGTTACTACGGACAGTGCTACACAGGCACCTAGTACGACAGCTGCCGGTACTACACAGGCACCTAGTACGACAGCTGCCGGTACTACACAGGTTCCGAGCTCCACAGTTGCTGGTACTACACAGGCTTCGAGCTCGACAGTTGCTGGCACCACAGAGGCTCCGAGCTCGACGGCGGCCAGTGCTACCACAGCTGCCAGTCCTAATCCTTTGAGTATAGCTGGCGGTACTACGTTAGCTCCCAGTACTACGCCCGCCGCTACTACCACTCTGGCTCCGACTACTACCGCTGCAAATAACACAACTCAGGACATTACATCTAACGAAATCGATACGACGGGCTCGCCCGAGAAATCTAATCAAACTAGCACTGTCAGTTCATCGACTAATACACCCCCAAGGTCGTCGGGTCGTTCCGGACGTCTTTTGAACATAGTTCAGGACCCTGTCCAAAACTCAATTGAAACAACGACGAGCCGAAACAAAGACTACTTCATCTTCGCCGTTCTAAATAACAATACTGTATTGCGTAAACGACCAAGTAGATTCCCGACTAAAGATACACCCTTCCTTATTGTTGGCGTGTACCCTAACAACACTATAGTGAGAAAGTTCCCAAATGGTTCCTTTGTTCCAATGGAACCTGTTATAAGGGTAAGCGGATTCGATACGCGCGAAAACCCTCCACCCTTACCGGAAATAACCAGTAACCAAGTAACACCCGACCAGGGCAGCCGAccggaaaataaaaatcttcaaaCG GTCGACCAAAATACAATTCCTCCTCTTGTGGCAAATCCATTGTCGTTAAGTACTGTAAATAATGCAACTACAACCACCGGAACTACACCTAGTAGTACCGTACCTACGGTTCAAGCAAACCCGTTGTCGATTAGTAGTACTAGTAGCAGCACAAACGAAAGTAGCACCTCTCCCACCACTATCAGTAGCAGTAGTACACCAGTCGCAGCAGTTACTACGACTCCTGGTACTACAACATCTAGCACAGCTCCCACTGCCACTCTGCCTACTCTGACAGAAATCTTGAACGGAAGGACAGTGCAAGCTTTTAATAGCATCATAAATATCTCCGATCTTAGTAAAGTCCAGACTCTTGACGTCGACCCAAAG AGTAATCCAGTGACGACGACACTGCCAACTCCAACTCTTTCCAACAGAATTCTAGATGATCCAGTTGCCTTGGCAACATCTTCATTACCGACAACTCAACAGCCAACAACAACCACTACAACAGCTGCTCCTACAACTACAACAGCTGCTCCAACAACTACAACAGCTCCTCCTACAACTACAACAGCTCCTCCTACAACTACAACTGCCTCCACGACTACAACCCTGCCACCTACGACCACTGCTACCGCAACAACAAGAAGACAACGTACAACAGTACTGCCATTGTCTCAACCTGCCACCACAACTTTCCGAACCACTACTGGTTTCCCATCGACGACGTTCTTCCCGACATTCTTGACCACTCTGTTTTCGACAATTCGTCCGAGAAGATTGTCGACGACCGAGTCACCAATCACTATTGTAACACCAATCTCGAATAGAGTGCAACCTACTACGACTCCACGAATCGGTATTAACACAATCAGTGGTGATTTAGCAGCCGCGAGTACTACAAGAACGGTTAGTACGACACCCGTACCAACTACCACGCTTTTGTCGACGTTACCAGTTAGTACCACGATTAGAAGTACTAGGAGACGAGGTACTGCACCTACAACTACTGCATTACCAGTTACAACTACAGTTTTGACAACGACGATTCCGACCAGTACTGCCAGTGCCAGTGCAAGAAATGCTAGAAGGAGTACTGCCGCACCGAAAGTTACTAGTACTAGTGCTACGAAGAAGCTTAAGAAGTTAACGGAGCAGCAGAAGAAGGATTTAGAAACGTTGGCACAACTGGAGATGGAGCAAGctgcaattttgaaacaactaGCATTTTTAACTAATTTG AATTTCGCTGGTATGAAGCCTACAACCGAGAAGAATGACCTGGCTAATAGG ataattgCGTTGGCTGTCGAGCGCGATAAGGGTAGAGAGAAAGTTACTACTGTTGCTTCGGAGACTCTATCGTCTGAAGGAAGTCGTCAAGCCAAGAAAATAGCGCCTTCAGATGAACAAAGTCTCGAAGAGTTGGTCAAACAACTGAACATTGCAACTCCTTCGACCCTGACTACTCAATATGGAAAAAGCAACGATGCCATCGTGGCTGCGTTACTTAAAGAACAAGGAATTGGACCAACAACACCCAAAATAGTAGAAGACATTTACAGTCAAACCACTACAACTACCCGAAGACCCAAACCTAAACCTACCACACGAGCGCCAGGTCCTCTCATGCAAAGCTTGAACTGGTTGCTCAACGTCCTAGCTCCACCTACTACAAAAAGACCTAGACCTAAACCCAAACCAAAACCTAAACCCAAGCCTGAACCAACTTCAGAAGAATTATTGACGCACCAACCCACCCATATCACACCAGTCGTGACACCAGCACCACGACAAAATATCGTCAGTTCTTTGTCGCAAGAAGACATACAGAAGCTGATCAAACAGCTCGAGCAGATCCAGAAAGACCCCAAGAACTCCCAAAATCTGGACTTCTCGTCAATCAACAGTCTCCAGTCTTTGATAGGTTCAAACGGGGTGCAAGTCAGTTCTGCTGGAACAACTGGCACCACAACTAGAGAGACCACTCCTCTTAGTACCACCAAAACTCGTGTGGCCAAGTCCACTACAGCTATCCCCCTAAGCGTCAGCAACAGCATCGTCGACGACGATTTCGTCTCGACGACGACCACCAAACCGCGAGTCTCTCTTCCTCCCGTCAAGTTGCGTCCAGTTCCGGGCATAGAAGACTCGGACACTCTAGTTCGAGGCCAGCTGATTAACGCCGCTGTCAACGTCACCAGAGCGATTTCCTCGTTTTTGGGAACTGCACTACAG GATGCAGCACACCAATTTACAAGAGTATTTTCAAGCGGTTCAGCAAATTTGAACGATTATTTCGGTTCTAGATTCGTTTTAACGAACATAACGAATATTAGCGGCGCGACTAGTAACGTTTAG